The genomic interval CTTTTAAACCTGTCGTATTTGTGAAATAgcttttatacatattttggattatttgatattttgtattattagaCATCAATAGGTGTTTGAATGTTAACATTTTAGCaatgttttatcttttaatCTTTTACAGTATGCTGTGGAAGCCTGTGTTTGTTTCCATCTCCTTTTTATTGTTAACTTTGAATACAACGTAGAGGAAACTTTGTGATATAAACGTTTGTAACCACAGTGCTAAAAGTcctgactttaaaaaatgtaaatgatgctGAGGTATTACTTCATATCTTTTCTACCTTGTCCTCTTCATAACTTACTGTTGAACACCTGACTCAATTATGAGTCGACCTGTTTGGGGAGATCTGCTTCCACCCATTTAACCAATCACCTTTACACATCTGAGTAGATCAGGTGTGCAAGACTTGGTCGACAAAGAGCATTTGAGAGTTTTAAAGAACATCCTCTCAGTTTTTGGTACTATAAACTAAATTAGATTTTACAACGTAAGGAAAGCAGTGAAAGTTTTTCAAGAACCATGTGTATTTAGACAGTTTGTATCCATTATTTTACAGTATTAACATGCATGGTGTCTGAGGTAGTAGACACTCAGCAGAACTACTTTTCAGCAATTTCTACATTGTTGTAGAGTTAACTCATAGCTAATGAAAAGAAGTTATTCTTAAATAATATGCAAATTGAGCTGGAATTCTGCCCTTTAATTCAGTTAATTCGGGCAGGTGAGACAATTTAAATGAGTTTGTCTCAGTCCTCTTCCAGGTAAATTACGGTGTGCTTCAACAGGACTGAAACTAGTCAGCAACTACGGCTGCAGCTGACAGTTGTTTTAACGATACATTATTCTATAGAATATTTTTAAAAGAggaaaatcattttaatatggaatgaaacaaAATTGTTTCAgcacagttttagttttttagagTTTTTAGAAAGAGGGATTTTGAAATCTAATTGCAGGCAGCCCTCATGTCAGTCGGTCATTTTTAGCTGTTTCTTTGTGTTCTTAACTCGTAGCAGCGAAGGATGCACACAATTCCATCTTGCTTTGTTAAAACCTAATCCAAAGTGTGGCAGGCTGACAGAACTAGTTATTAAACACATTGGCATTACTTGTGATTGTATTAAATAAGTCACTGAAAAATAACAGCCATCAATTGATCTGATGACAATTAATTACAGATTGACGTATAATATGgaactagaattactgcctcaTGGTTGTATGCCTTGCTTGTATacaagtcaagttgcagtttacatccatgtctgtccaaaatgtcatcacttcatcattttatcctgttaggcatttgtgtgaaattgataCATGAATAGcttatgaattcttgagttatggccaaaaacgtgttttgtgaggtcaagatgttcctgagatattgcgttcacaagaatgggacggacgtgaggtcaaaTTGACCTTTGACGTCCAAAATTTAATCAGGTCAttcttgagtccaggtggacgtttgtgccaaatttgaaggaattccctccaggcgtttctgagatatcgtgttcacgaAAATGGGATGGAAGtatggacaacccaaaaacataatgcctccggccacggctgttgCCAACACGGAGGGATTCAAATTAAAACGTAAATACGGtagtgggaaaaaaagttgCACCTCGACAGTCATGCTTGTTGGAATTAAAATATCATCACTTTGTTTTTgccataattattattttataaaaaataaccttAAAGCAACTGGCTGATAGTACATTGAACTTTGTACTGTGTTGCACCAGACAAAGGAAAATTTCCCCAACAATTGGCTGTTGGTAAATTTCCATCCTGCAGGAGGTTTCTTCTAACTGTCACCATTGTTATTCTGCTTAATTAATTGAAGTTTGATTATGGTAAATAATTTGCCCAGTAGCAATGTCAAATAGAGCTGAATTCTACAGTTTGATTTTAAGCCTAAGAACTACCAAAATCTTTGAATTCAGTAACGATGACCGTGAAAAATTAATCAACCACTATAATCAAGCTGTGTCACCCCTGCGGCAGTGCCGCTGAAGAGGACCAGCAGAGGGGATCCCCCACCCACGCCCTCTTTGTTCTCTTCCTGTACACTTACGGTAATATCTCGCTTTTCTCAATCACCTTCACTTGTCTTTGTTCCAGCTCTATGAATGCTTGTGAAATAATGTATgatttttctttacctttatttatataaagcagagtttttcaaacaaataaaacaacatcatGCAATACGCCAATATGTGTTCGAGTTGCATTTCAACCTCGCACCCACTCGCCCCGGAAATGCGAACTGTTCACGGAGGGGAGACCGCAGGGTAGGAAATCATACTACCGACAGTGGGAGTAGGAAGTAAACTACTTAATTAAAACGGGCTAAATAAATCGGCCTGATAGTGTAATAGTTTGAAATACAAATGCTGTACAACTTAATGAGTTTTTACCTCATGTGCCTAGCTTTCACTGGAGTCTGAACTgtaagaaaaagagaagaaagatgactaatatttcttttaagtcacccacccacacacacacacatacacacagacacacacacacacaccatagtTGGTGCAAATTACACAGCAacagtgcatttttttttagacatgaaTTTTATTTGGCTTAAATGGTGAAATGGCATCATAAACACACcatgaaataacaaaacaaaatgcatcaTCACTGTGTGACCAAATGACAACTTTgagtcaaaacaaaacaaacaaaatcggCACTGATAGCAGAAGCTACGTAATAGtgaaatacagaaatacataatactaaacaataaagatatttAGCATATACAGTAGGTTTGGCCCTGTCTAGGTGttctgaatatatatatttgtatttatttatttattaagaaaCTAAAATGTTACAGTATTAGTTAACTCTCACCAATACTGACCTTTTATTAAAGTGCTAATAGCAAGTCTATGTCATTTATCATCGGTATGATGGAGATCTGTTTCGAATCGTAACAGAAAAGCCTATAAAACTTggatttaaattttattttaccGCACATATGTGTCCTTTATTCTTCATTTAGTGGCAGCAGCATTACACTACTTTTTTTCAGAATgtctttatttaattaaaatgtaatttgtaaAATCAAGTTTTTATTTGTcgtagtaaaaaaacaaacattatttcAGTCAAAccatttttctaaaaaaatatttctcagatttacaagtggaaaaaaaaatttaaaaaattaaagtgTTAATATTCTTTAAGGATAGTGTGATTGTTCACTATTTGGAAGATTAAGAAAGTAGGTTTGTTCACTGTGTTGTAACTTTTGACACAAACTTGTTTTTCTCACCCGTTAACCTCTATTTGTCAGTAATCTCCCATCTGCAGCCTCACTTTAAAGTCACACTTTGCATTGTGTTTAACACTCTGGCTGACCACAAAGAGCAACTCTCACTGTGTGACATGTCTTCTCTCCTGACCGAGAGCGCTagtcatcacaaaaaaaaaacatgcctcAATACAGCAACGTTTCACCAAATTTAATGGAAAAAGCTTGAGCTCAAATGCAGATTAGGCGTATgtgacgataacatttctccaCCGTGAAACGACTTTTTTCTATGCGTGTGGAGAGATTGTCAGCTATATTTGGCTAATTAAAATAACTGAAGGTCAAATATGAATTTGATCATGATTGCATaaaagtgatggaaacatgacacccgggTGCACACGTCAATGTTTGCCACTTTTGTGGTGCGATGCTATGTGATGCacgttgaagtgaatatataataaataaaatcaacagggatttgcacaattattataatctattaatgcacaaaacatacaataaatatgctctcttcaaaggcacaagactccagtcagaaaacagtaattttacctctgtGATCATccaaacacacttcattcaaactcaacaaAAAACGAAATAAAACTTGTTAAAACCATCTTTGTtcgtctttccactgttccaacaatcaccaactctggtttggttgaaataaacccttaattcatcaagttagatgtgaaaagaaacagacGTTATATGTGCTCCTCTaaaccagactcctttgacagaaacagtcattttacctcgttGATTATtgcaaaacacacttcattcaaactcgacagagaccaaataaaagtcatcttaaccgtctttgttagtctttccactgttccaacaatcaccaactctggtttgagagtttgaaagagagactgaataagtaacagatataagaagtaaccaccgtaacattttcactgtttaccaACCCTTCTTTCGGTACCGGCTGGCCGGCACATCGacctggaaaaaaacagaaaggccaGTGCAACAGCTCGGCATACTcgcaatgggaaaggagtctatcgcATAGTTTTAGCAGGTTTTCCCACgtttaaaaaaaacctgcatttatgcgctaattttggtggaaaaagggtGACATCAGGTACATTTTTCAATACAACCCAAAAATTGTTCTTGTTAATGTCTTATAACTGTTCTATACAGCATTAGTAAATATATAGTTTAACCAGTAATAAAGATGTATTACATCAAACCCTGTCTACAGAGTCATACAGGAAAACTCCACGTCTTTAATTTTCACTGTGCTATTTCAAGGTCAAGTTATTTTCACATCTACCCTTTCTGTGGTGCAGAAGGATACGTTTCCAACTTTGTGTGAATTTTCATTTTGACACACTGTGCTCATTTTGACAAAGCTGCTTAGtaagcgcgcacacacacacacacacacacacacacacacacacacacacacacacacacacacacacacacacacacacacacacacacacacacacacacaccacgggTGGGTTAGGAGGGGTTCCTTGATGGCATCCAGCGAAGGAAACTTCTTCTGAATTTACCTGAGGACACATTTTCCCTTCTGTATGTGCATCACAGAAGGGACTCCTGATAAGACGGGAGTCTTAGGGTGATGCACCTCTCCGACCAGTCGAAGCCCCCACCCACCTTTTCCCTTAcgctgacacagagagagaacagacgAGAGGGGTTTTCTCTTTCAGTCTCACTCTCACTTCCTCCCCGTCCTAAAGACAGATGTAAAGATTATGAGTAGAGAGAACGGGTGCGCGAACACTGAAGGGGCAGGCAGTGTGTGAGCTAGTTCTCCAAACTGACTAACATATGATGTCTCCTGGATTTCCCAAATCTGTAATACTAATACATTTTGgagcagtgcttgaagtgggaaaaaataagCGCCAGTTCTCTCTTGATCACATGTTGCCGTGTGTTTCGGCCGGTATCTTATTCCAATTtagtcattatttctttaagcataaGTCCTAATTAGCTGTGGTTTCATTGCTATATTATTACACTATATTATActatcttctatagtaggcctatgatactccaataatattcacactggaacattatagttttaaggtggtgtgtttagtgttaatagtgCTTTCCTGTGTAGCCTATATTaggtatcattcaggttttaggagtagtgttccagtcaggatgctcctacatattatgcagcaggataaagagacacaatcTGAATTTcgacagtgaataaaagataaaatttgaaatttgaaaatttggaaatgtttgccctaaaagagcagatttagaaaactaataaataatgtttaattaattatatttgttcacaaataaaaaagttatgacCAACAGTTCACTTgatatattacaaataaaaaaaaaattacaaattactGAGTGCCATTTTCTGttaacctgaaaacagaggagTTTTACTCACTATGTCCTTTATCAgtttttctgaaaaactgaaaacacatgctgattttaattatttattctaCAATGAGTGTTTCTGTTTTGTCCTGGTTTGGAATAGCTATTCACACtgcagtacagtatgtgcaaaTCTGCAGCTGGAATGCACTGCCAGCTGCAACGCCAAGTGTTCAGCTATtactgaataaaaaacaaaaagttgcAGGGTGGGCCGCGACAACACCGGAGCAAAAATAACAGGATATGATTCTATATGCCAGCTGCGAGAAGCAACGCACATCAAAGTGGCTGAGCTTCAGAGACGAAGCTGTGCGTTAAGCATATATTTTTGGGGAATTACATTTCTAAATGGGAGTCAATGAATGGTTgacactttgacttgtggtcTGCAATGTGTCTCAAACatgattacatttacaccttgtattaatatgtgtccagtgtccacattgagatccaatcgctctgtctgaaagggctgagAGGAAGGCTGCAGGGGTTGTTTAGGGGAAGAGGGCCCGCAAACGTGACTTTGAGGTACAACTACACTCGCAGACAGCCAACGTAGTTGTTGTATGTGGATTGAAAACACAATTGCTTTTAGACTTCTGTTCAATGTGGTCACAATGCGTCCCTGACCACCTGCGGAGGTGGTTTGGTGGTTTGGCCGCATCACAATCCGTCTTCAATGCGTTTTGGGTGCATTTACACCGGTGATTTCATGTTGTCAAGCAATATCCGATTGCAATCCGATCacccaaaacatattttaatgccaggtgtaaatggGGTCACACGTCAAAATGCTGCTTTTCCGGTGAGTTGACTCGTGTTGATGCTGGGAAACAGCACAGTGGCGTATCCGGACACCTTGACATGCATTGAGACACTGCGAGAGTGTGGGCTTACATGGAAAACAATGGGTCTGGGTGGTTTCACCAGCATCATATATCTCCAGCGCATGCTACCCTGAGTCTAAGTGACACTaccatttgcagcaacaaaagcaCCAAAACTGGAGGGGATAACAAGTTCTTTCACTGATTATTTCAACATCAAAAATGTGTCTTGCTCTGACTGCGCTGGTGCTGTTAATTGAGTATGTGCAATTATTTTCAAACATGTGGCACTGATAAAGTAACATctataatgtgtgtgtcatttcTTGTTAGTTGAGCTTTTTATTTACAATAGAGAAGCGGTCATTCCCTCACTGAAATACTAACTGCAAAGATCTTTATTTGCACTactgtgacaaaaaaaagacaaaacacaattattttgtattttggtaTTTAACCTCCATCGTGACAAGCaaacatggctggtaccaatggattctttaggttttctagtttcatatgataccagtatctaatcgcaagttgcattaacgcgttatagaaattagtggctttaaaaccaattggcgttaacgcgttataATCGTAtcaattttgacagccctgttTATTACATTAAAGCATAATGTACTGTAAAAGTAAATCTGAGATTAACGTACTGTATTTATCAAAAACCTGTTTACGAACCCGAAGAAATAAATCATCCCCCTGCACGCTATTACTGATCTGACTGAATCATTAAGAATTCTTCAGTTTCTGTATCTAGTATCTGGTTGTTTGAAAGGATtaaacttttattgtgaaaatagtTTCAAAAATAAGGACAGCACCGTCCTTACTGTCCAGGGCATCTCCCAAACAGACTTGACAACACACTTATCCTTGTCTTTGCCATTGGACAGAAAGAAAGACCTTGTGTGGTTGATGAGTAACAGTGAGATCAAAGAAGGGAAGCGTCAGCCCGAAAGCCCATTTAAAGAGACATTAGATAATAGTCATGACTATGGCTAAGTTTCGTGGAGAAGTGGACTTCCTCAACCACTGAGAAAACATATCATCTCCTCACTTCTCCTTTTGGTTCAATACTTAAAAAGGATTTCCTGTTGTTGCATGCTCCGTGAGTTTGTGTAGGTGGCCATGATGCAGTGAATGCATTCAGGTTGTCAATACCACACCTACGAACACAACCTATGACACGGTACGGCTGCGGCTCCACTGATTCAAAATGAAAATGGGAAGTGCCGTCTTCCTGTAGTTTCCGGTCGGGTGAAACTTTACGTTCACACACTTGCATCGAATGGCCCCACGCAGGCGCGGCTTGACGCCACTTTCGAATCACGTAGTGGTGACTGCCAGTGGAAAAGAAAACTTCATTACTCACTCACGCCAGTTTCTGCAGCTTTCCAGCTCTCTGCAAGTGGTTTTCCTGTGTCCTCAGGGATATGTATAAAAAGGTAAGCGACACAACTGTCTGCATTTCCAGCAAATCTTTCGAAAAGCCTCTTTTGGTGATCTGGTGCCTGCTGCTCACACTGAGAATATGAAGTTGgttgttttttgcctttttgcagTCTGCTGCAGCTCTTTGGCCAGCACGTCGGCCAATCGCACCGGCAAACCAATgtataagaaaaaaatagaagaagTCCGGAGACATTTGAAAATTTGGAGAGAAAGCCTGCAGGTAGGTTCATCTACATTTACTTTTTCACAACTTCGCCCATGTATGGTCGCAGTTCTCATTATTAAGTACAatgttctttgttttgtctcgcAGCACAATGAGCAGATGGAGCTGAGTACTCCACCAAGGAATATTGAGGTAAGCCAAACTAACTTGTATTCAATATAATGTTGACAGTATGGTCACCCCCATGCTTAATATTTGTGGCTGCTTACTCATTGTTGTTATTCACCCACTTACTGCAGTTACTAATTGTCATATGCCGGCTACTGTAGGAGTACATCAAATGATGTGTGAAATTTCAAAATGTGTGTTGGGCTATAAGCGTATATAACCAGCTGTAAAAGCTGAAAATTAAAAGGCTTACCTTGCAACCTTAAAAATtgccattttaaaatatattttaatttgtttttgttttgtttttttaatttcacaatTTGTAAGGCTTACCTTGCAGACTTTaaaattgacatttttaaatacattttgatttttctttttaaatttcatAATTTGTAAGGCTTTACTTGCAGCCTTACAAACTGacaattttaaatatatttagtttttaatttCACATCTGCTAGTTCATTAAATTGCTCTAAGACTGTCTATACTGACTGTACTATTAAAGGAAATTAAGACTTATCAAAgtgaaaactaaaaaaaatatgtcatcgTTTGTAGAGTAATCTGAAATGTGAGCATATATTTCTTAATTAAGTAAATTCTTTTGTATTTGATAGAGAAAACTTGAAATCTACTAAACATAATCAAGTATTGGAAATTATTTATAACAGTACAAATTGAAAGTTTCTTGAGTTTGAAATAGTTTAAATATTTAAGTGTTTAACAGTGTTTTAGAGAACAAACTAATGTCCTCAAAACTTTGCACAAAATACCatgcatttagatttttttgtaaaataattactgGTACTCATGGAAAAATGGCAGTCCATCAgattcatttaaaatataataattaaaaaacattttttttttttttaacaacgaTATTTAGCCTAACAGGACATGCATTTTTAGTATAATTTGACCTTGTATATTTTACAAAGCTCTTGTAGCCAAAACAATCCCACATTACAATTTGATTATGTGTACTTGATTTCAAATAAATGCTCATTAAGATCAACTGCATTACTTGTAAATTCAGATGAGCCCTCTTTCTTGTCAGGCTCTTGAGTGACTCAAGTCGAGAGCTTGCTCAGTGTATTTTCTCACAGCTTCCGTTGCACTCTCAAGTGAAATATGATGAGTAATCAAGCTGAGAGCAGACAAAACCATGACACTTCCTAACCGACTCAAAAGGTTCTCGGGCGTGCTAGAAAACATTTGACTCAACCGTTTGTTGAGAAACTGTCAAATTACTGTTTATCTTAAACCACAAATGATCCCTGAGTGAGTGTGAAGCCGCTATTTTGCAAAACAAAGCTTATTATTCAGAATAAAAATCACTACActacaaagcaaaaaaaaatcgcACCAGATTTTGACTGTAAAATGCAAAATCCCCATCATagagaatttcaaaataaatagcAGTAATGAAGTATTAGTCAGCTGTTCTTATTGTTTCTCTTGTTCAGTTCTCATCCTGAAGGAAAACTCTAACCTATTAATTCTCCAAGCTGACATACTGTCATCTAAAACTAGGATTTGACCTAAGCTAGTTGGGTTCATGAGCGTCACACATTGCAGTAGGAGCATCTAAGCAGAAACAAACTGTTCAACTTGGAAAAAATGTGTCGACACTTTCATTAAGATTTCACAGAGGGAAAAaattcagacaaaaaaaaacattcaaagcaCTTTTGGGACCAGAAACTTATCTTTAAAATAGTGGAAACTTTAAGTTTCAGTTGAAGTAAAAGTGTTATGCATGTATCTGATTGGAAAGTCAACTGCAGTGATGAGGTCATGACATGAAACCTGAAACAACAGCTTTCTTGGAAATGTTGATGGCAGTGATGCGAGGATTTTTCCCTCAAATTAATATTATGTACTAAcagatgtgaaaaaaaaaaaatatttttatggtTAATCTGTAATCTGTGTCATTTTCCAGTTTTCTGTAAAATAACTTACCCAAAACCAATTTAACAAACATAATAACAATTTATCTAAATCAagtaacatttaattaaattgaacACTGACATGAATTGACAATGTCATGTTCCATTTCAAACTAATTGTGAAATATTTAGTATGAATTATTCCTAAAAATGTAATCCTTTTTTTATAGTacaactgttaaaaaaaaaaagcaactggTTTATGTTTTTCAAGAGGTCAAATTGGACAGAGAACATTGGTATATGCTGGTGTGGTATTGATGTTTTCTTCactaacattttcattttcattatgttacaggactgctgctgtctgtcagcATGGCAATGCTTCCGGGCAAATCTGAATGTGCAATTCAACGTTACAGAAATCCGTAACAAAAAACTCTACAGGGGCCTCCACAGTCACATCACTGTAAGTAAATGGGAAGGATTTAATAAACAAGATATCTAAAAGCCTCATTGTCAAGTTTGCGCTACAGTGCATTTTAAAAACTAATATATTTCCTTTGATGCATTTTCAGGAGAAAGGACTTTGCAATTCTTCTGATTCAGGAAATGCTCAGGTAAgagaaaatgttatcaatattttcttgttATTTCCTTGTTTAGTGGTTATTGATATGATATTACATGATGTGTGCACTCACAGTAGATGGTCGTTAGTAAGTTAATTTCTCTTGTGTTTGCCTTTAGTCCACCTGCCAAGACTGCGCCTCGCAACCAAAGGAAAATGCCAGGGAATTCTTCGACAGACTGGAGAATCTTATGCAAAAGgtaagggctttttttttttctttttttttttatctgattcacaaaaatatatgtaaaatgctagaacattttgttttagcaTATAAGGAAAAGCTGGCTGTAAATCCGTAGCACTGCATGTCATTTTGTAATTATGTGAATATAGGAAACAATGACTGATGTGAATATCTCTGTTTCCCTCTTTAGGCCATAACCAGACTGAGCATGAACTGAGAAGCCTTGTGACCAAGGATTGAATGTAGAGAAGACACTACGCtgaaaatatatttaacatGTTATAGCCTTCTAAATATTTaacttattaatttattgacATAGTGGTGGTGAACCCACTCAAGCTATGATGAAGATTGTATTCTCAGGAAAACTGCtttgctgcccccaagtggactttgtagtttattttttcacattctctttttcactgaaagtgaaagttaattTATATGTTGTAATTCTCAAAGAATATAAAGTATATGATGACATTTCTACTATTTATGACTTACCTTAGTacaggattttcttttttattgaaataattgTACCAtttgaaaatattaaattgaTAACAACACAGCTGCTTTGGGTTTGCTTGGTTTATTTGTAGAACATCatcacttaaaggggacatatcttgcacatttccagtttcatttgtatttttggtttctactagaacatgtttacatgctttaatgttcaaaaaacacattatttttctcatattgtctgtctgaatatacctgtattcacactctgtctgaaacgctccattttagctcctgtctctttaagcctccctcctgaaaaagtccagtctgctctgattggcttgaaataaaaaatatagtgcacctttgtaaaggtagttctcaagctgtgggcggtatattctaatgagcctgcatgtgacataggaagggg from Sebastes fasciatus isolate fSebFas1 chromosome 10, fSebFas1.pri, whole genome shotgun sequence carries:
- the il21 gene encoding interleukin-21 isoform X2, which translates into the protein MKLVVFCLFAVCCSSLASTSANRTGKPMYKKKIEEVRRHLKIWRESLQHNEQMELSTPPRNIEDCCCLSAWQCFRANLNVQFNVTEIRNKKLYRGLHSHITEKGLCNSSDSGNAQSTCQDCASQPKENAREFFDRLENLMQKVRAFFFSFFFYLIHKNICKMLEHFVLAYKEKLAVNP
- the il21 gene encoding interleukin-21 isoform X1, which produces MKLVVFCLFAVCCSSLASTSANRTGKPMYKKKIEEVRRHLKIWRESLQVGSSTFTFSQLRPCMVAVLIIKYNVLCFVSQHNEQMELSTPPRNIEDCCCLSAWQCFRANLNVQFNVTEIRNKKLYRGLHSHITEKGLCNSSDSGNAQSTCQDCASQPKENAREFFDRLENLMQKAITRLSMN